The following proteins come from a genomic window of Amyelois transitella isolate CPQ chromosome 24, ilAmyTran1.1, whole genome shotgun sequence:
- the LOC106142723 gene encoding protein LTV1 homolog: MPKTKKKFIDKKRAVTFSLVHRSQRDPLAADETAPQRVLVPVNANVPPRKEKDPELTPEQRREEQMKYGIYFDDDYNYLQHLKDTKEVTMVLQPKSTHKGKEKSQKPSADEETDRETNITDTLKLPSSVFASEVEEDVGLLNKAATQGLCLDLDPEVVAALDEDFDFDDPENQLEDNFIELAMAEGSAEDEECDDDDGSVSGDDNSDKAFASDLDSDDDSDSKGQRFGRMPWEDYKDDTKSRFSEYSMSSSVIRRNQGLSLLDDRFEKMYAEYDDIELGPLDLDEIEGFMPDSHRMLLQAAEEFEESKRRHQLDKEKEIARMRRLQEIEEESEDEMVTVEVDQKEKWDCETILSTYSNLYNHPKLIEEPKKPHKIQISSKTGLPKDTLGKDNKLTMKSLAKFNAMQDDDDGEDDDARTHAESVLSTLSVLSIRPKDESPEEKRERKRLLKEYRKERRIEKKANKEAFKEEKKRQEKIMLNNRNNVQGNRIL; the protein is encoded by the exons ATG CCGAAGACAAAGAAGAAGTTCATCGATAAAAAGAGGGCAGTAACATTCAGTTTGGTACATAGATCTCAGAGGGATCCTTTAGCGGCAGACGAGACTGCGCCCCAGCGGGTCTTGGTGCCTGTAAACGCAAATGTACCGCCACGGAAAGAGAAAGATCCT GAGCTTACACCAGAGCAGAGGCGGGAAGAGCAAATGAAGTATGGCATTTACTTTGACGATGATTACAACTATCTACAACATCTCAAGGACACTAAAGAGGTCACTATGGTACTGCAGCCG AAAAGTACACACAAAGGTAAAGAAAAGTCCCAAAAGCCATCTGCCGATGAGGAAACAGATCGGGAGACAAACATCACGGACACTCTGAAACTGCCGAGCTCTGTGTTCGCTTCAGAAGTTGAGGAAGATGTAGGGCTGCTGAATAAAGCTGCGACACAAG GATTATGCCTTGATTTGGATCCGGAGGTGGTGGCAGCTCTAGATGAAGACTTTGACTTCGATGACCCAGAAAACCAGTTGGAGGATAATTTCATTGAACTGGCCATGGCTGaag GGTCTGCAGAAGATGAAGAGTGTGATGATGATGACGGCAGTGTGTCCGGTGATGACAATTCAGATAAAGCGTTTGCTTCGGACCTAGACTCCGATGACGATAGTGACTCAAAG GGCCAGCGGTTTGGCCGTATGCCCTGGGAGGACTACAAAGACGACACGAAATCTAGATTCTCCGAATACTCCATGTCTTCCAGCGTCATCAGGAGGAACCAGGGGCTTTCACTACTGGACGATCGGTTTGaaaag ATGTACGCAGAATACGATGACATCGAACTAGGGCCGTTAGACCTGGACGAAATCGAGGGGTTCATGCCGGACTCCCATCGTATGCTGCTGCAGGCGGCCGAGGAGTTCGAGGAGTCCAAGAGGCGGCATCAGCTCGACAAGGAGAAGGAAATAGCGAG AATGCGTCGCCTGCAAGAGATCGAGGAAGAGTCTGAAGATGAAATGGTCACAGTGGAGGTGGATCAGAAGGAGAAATGGGACTGTGAGACCATATTGTCCACATATTCGAATCTGTACAACCATCCTAAACTCATTGAAGAACCTAAG AAGCCGCACAAGATCCAAATCAGTTCCAAGACTGGTCTTCCCAAAGACACGCTGGGCAAAGACAATAAGCTGACGATGAAGTCGCTGGCCAAATTCAACGCTATGcaggatgatgatgatggtgAAGATGATGATGCCAGGACCCATGCGGAGTCAGTACTGTCCACGCTTAGTGTACTCTCTATCAG ACCAAAAGATGAGTCCCCAGAAGAGAAGCGAGAAAGGAAACGTCTGTTAAAAGAGTACaggaaagaaagaagaatagaGAAGAAGGCCAATAAAGAAGCCTTCAAAGAGGAGAAGAAACGCCAAGAGAAGATCATGTTGAATAACAGAAACAATGTGCAAGGGaatagaatattataa
- the LOC106142722 gene encoding histone-arginine methyltransferase CARMER translates to MANTFRGVIISAVNNDGSLTPKFNFPTNVNVDYDPQGLSVKVIRADPVLAQEVLEFPVHNQSECSRVVGQSYIFTIDNETLFFKFASEVDCQNFHLLVSKIKAGRSSSVFTVRTEDSSAMQYFQFYGYLSQQQNMMQDYVRTSTYQRAILSNINDFKNKVVLDVGAGSGILSFFAAQAGARKVYAVEASNMAHHAQALVRANGLNDRITVVAGKIEEIELPESVDVIISEPMGYMLYNERMLETYLHAKKWLKPNGNMYPTRGDLHIAPFTDDALFMEQYNKANFWYQTCFHGVDLSALRTAAMKEYFRQPIVDTFDVRICMARSVRHVVDFLNAHETDLHRIEVPFRFELTQSGTCHGLAFWFDVLFAGSTQHIWLSTAPTEPLTHWYQVRCLLETPIFAKQGQALTGRVLLLANKRQSYDVTMEVNLEGTNISSSNTLDLKNPYFRYTGAPAAPPPGVNTTSPSETYWNSIESTGSLSNGQGVILTDGTQQYCSTPDQTIAYGTHPNMIKTVMLQEEFIKRIGISQNGDI, encoded by the coding sequence ATGGCGAACACGTTTCGCGGAGTGATAATCTCCGCTGTAAACAATGACGGCTCCCTGACGCCGAAGTTCAACTTCCCTACGAACGTAAACGTGGATTACGATCCACAAGGGCTAAGTGTTAAAGTGATTCGTGCTGATCCTGTGTTGGCACAGGAGGTGCTAGAGTTTCCCGTCCACAACCAGAGTGAGTGTTCGCGCGTAGTCGGCCAGTCGTATATTTTCACTATCGACaatgaaactttatttttcaagttCGCATCGGAGGTAGACTGTCAGAATTTTCACCTGCTCGTCAGCAAGATCAAAGCGGGCAGGTCATCGTCCGTGTTCACGGTCCGGACCGAGGATTCATCGGCGATGCAATATTTCCAGTTTTATGGTTACTTGAGTCAGCAGCAGAATATGATGCAGGATTATGTCAGAACGAGTACTTACCAGCGAGCTATATTGTCTAACATCAacgattttaaaaacaaagttgTATTGGATGTTGGTGCTGGATCaggtattttatcttttttcgcTGCTCAAGCGGGCGCGCGGAAGGTTTATGCTGTGGAGGCTAGTAATATGGCGCATCACGCTCAAGCGTTAGTTCGCGCCAATGGGCTTAATGACCGCATCACGGTCGTGGCTGGCAAGATTGAAGAGATTGAGCTACCGGAGAGTGTTGATGTTATAATTTCTGAACCTATGGGCTATATGTTATACAATGAACGCATGTTAGAAACCTACTTACATGCCAAGAAATGGTTGAAACCGAATGGTAATATGTATCCTACGAGAGGCGACTTGCATATAGCCCCTTTCACGGATGACGCATTATTCATGGAACAATACAACAAGGCAAACTTTTGGTATCAAACATGCTTCCATGGAGTAGATTTGAGTGCTCTACGCACTGCAGCAATGAAGGAATACTTCAGGCAGCCCATTGTTGATACATTTGACGTACGTATCTGTATGGCACGCTCAGTGCGACATGTGGTGGATTTCCTAAATGCTCATGAAACTGACTTGCATCGTATTGAGGTACCATTTAGATTTGAACTGACTCAGTCTGGTACGTGCCATGGCCTGGCATTCTGGTTTGATGTGTTATTCGCAGGAAGCACACAGCATATATGGCTCTCCACTGCCCCTACAGAACCTCTGACACATTGGTACCAAGTGAGATGTCTGTTAGAAACACCAATTTTTGCAAAACAAGGTCAGGCATTGACAGGACGGGTGTTACTGCTTGCTAACAAGAGACAGAGTTATGATGTGACTATGGAAGTCAATTTGGAGGGTACAAATATCTCTTCGTCTAATACATTAGACTTGAAGAATCCGTACTTCAGGTATACGGGTGCTCCAGCAGCGCCGCCCCCAGGGGTAAACACTACATCGCCTAGTGAAACCTATTGGAACTCAATTGAGTCTACTGGCTCACTGAGCAATGGACAGGGTGTTATATTGACTGATGGGACACAGCAATATTGTTCCACACCCGATCAGACTATCGCATACGGAACACATCCGAACATGATCAAGACAGTGATGTTGCAAGAGGAATTCATCAAGAGGATTGGAATTAGTCAAAATGGCGACATTTAA